The DNA sequence TTGCAGAAGGTAAGCTTAACAAATATTACCAAGAAAATTGTTTAATTGAGCAAACTTCGATAAAAGAAAACACTAAATCTGTCGGCGATATTCTTGGGGAATACAATAAGAAAAATTCATCCGAAGCAGTAATAAAGCTGTTTCGCCGATTTCATTTAAGTGATGAAAAAAAATAATTTATATTATAAAGGTCTTTTTAAAGACCTTTTTTTTTACTTATAGAGGTATAAATGATAAAATATAAAAGAATTTTACTTAAACTTAGCGGCGAATCCCTTATGGGAAATTTAGGTTATGGAATTGATCCAAATATTTTAATTTTCTTTGCACAAGAAGTAAAAAAAGTAAGAGATCTTGGAGTTGAAGTAGGAATTGTAATTGGCGGCGGAAATATTTACAGAGGATTAAATGCCGGTAAACAAGGAATTGATAGAGTAACCGGCGATCAAATGGGAATGCTCGCAACTGTAATTAATGCACTTGCTTTGCAAAATGCATTTGAAACTTCCGGAATGTACACGCGATTAATGACTTCAATTAGAATGGATGAAATGGCTGAACCTTATATTAGAAGACGAGCAATCCGCCATTTAGAAAAAGGAAGAGTAGTAATTTTTGGAGCCGGGACCGGACATCCATATTTTAGCACAGATACTGCGGCATCTTTGCGTGCGGTAGAAATTGAAGCCGATGTAATTTTAAAGGGAACCAGAGTTGACGGAGTTTATGACTCAGATCCAGAAAAAAATCCTAATGCTTCAATGTTTTCGGAAATTTCTTATCTTGAGGTTATGAATAAAAATCTTCGTGTAATGGATTTAACAGCAATAAGTTTATGTCAAGAAAATGAACTTCCGATTGTTGTATTTAATATGAACAAGGAAGATAATTTATTAAAAGTTGTTACTGGCGAAAATCTTGGTACACAAGTCAATAATAAAAATTAGTAAGTTAAAGAATTTGCGAGGTCAATATGAATAATCAAATTATTAAAGAAGCTAAATCAAAAATGGATAAAACTATCGAAGCTTTTCGTAATGAAATTGCAAAAATTAGAACCGGTAAAGCAACAACCGCACTTTTAGATGGAATAAAAGTCAATTATTACGGAACTCACACTCCTTTAAATCAATTGGGAAATGTTTCGGTGTTGGATTCTCATACTTTATCA is a window from the Ignavibacteriota bacterium genome containing:
- a CDS encoding UMP kinase; the protein is MIKYKRILLKLSGESLMGNLGYGIDPNILIFFAQEVKKVRDLGVEVGIVIGGGNIYRGLNAGKQGIDRVTGDQMGMLATVINALALQNAFETSGMYTRLMTSIRMDEMAEPYIRRRAIRHLEKGRVVIFGAGTGHPYFSTDTAASLRAVEIEADVILKGTRVDGVYDSDPEKNPNASMFSEISYLEVMNKNLRVMDLTAISLCQENELPIVVFNMNKEDNLLKVVTGENLGTQVNNKN